TGAAGTACTGGCCGACGTTGGCCTCGGTCCAGGCGCGCCCGAACGAGCCGAAGTCCCACTCGCTCGGCAGCGCGAACGGGTTGCCGATGAAGATCTCGGTGTTGTTCTTGAACGCGGCCAGGAACGTGAAGATCAGCGGGTAGATGATCAGGATGGCCCACACGGCCAGGGCGACGTGGGACAGCTTGTTCAGCACACCGAAGCTGCGCCGATTCTCAGACTTGGTAACCACGACAGACCCCGCTCAGTGCTCGACCGCGTCGCGCTTGCCGCCCCGCAGGGACAGCACCGCGAAGATGATGGTGAAGACGGCCAGCGCCACGCCGAGGGCCGACGCGTAGCCGTAGTCCGACTCCCGGATGCCCGACTTGTAGATCTGGACCGGCAGCACGGTGGTGGCCCCGTCCGGGCCGCCCTCGTCGATCGAGAGCACCATGACCAGCGCGAACGCGTCCATGGCGAGGATGCCGAGGTACACCCAGGCGACCTTCACGGTCTCCATCAGCAGCGGGATGGTGACCCGGAAGAAGATGGTGATCCGGTTGGCGCCGTCCATGACGGCCGCCTCGTAGATCTCCGCCGGGATGCTGGACATGCCGGCGGCGAACAGCACGACGTAGAAGCCGACCGCCTGCCACACCAGCACGCCGAGGATGGACCACAGGCCCCACTCGGCCATCCACTGCACCGCGTCCACCCCGAACAGTTCGAGGAAGCGGTTGAGGATGCCGCTGCCGTCCGGGGCGTACACCCGGCCGAAGATGACGCCGACGATGACCACGGCCAGGACCTGGGGGAGGAAGAACACCACCCGGTAGAACTTCGACCCCCAGACCCCGGTCATGGTGCCGCCGCGGGTGCCCCCGCCCATGTTCAACAGGAACGCGAAGAACAGGGCGAGGGCGATCGTGATCACCGGCAAGGTGACCAGCAGGAAGACGTGGTGCTTCGCCGCCAGCCAGACCTTGTCGTCGTCGATGAGCTTCTGGAAGTTCTCCAGCCCGACGAAATCGAAATTCGGGGACAGGCCGCTCCAGTTCGTCATGGACACCTGGACCGCCGCGGCGATCGGGCGCAGGACGAACATCGCGTACAACGCGAGTGGTGCGATCAGGAACCCGATGACGAACGGGTACTTACCTTGCCGCATGATCACTTAACTCCGCTCGAGGGTTAGCGGGAGAACTTCTTCTCGGTCTTGTCGGCGGCGGCCTGCATCCGGGTGCAGAACTCGTCCGCGGTGCCGCCCTGGAACATCAGCTTGTTCGTGGCGGCGCGGCACTCGTCGTCCAGGTTCTTGTACCAGGCGTCCCAGCGGAAGCTGAAGTTCGCCGGGCCGGCCGCGGTGAGGGCCGCGCTGGACGAGGCCAGGCCGGGGGACATCTCCAGGCCCTCGGTCGAGCCCTGCACGACGGTGAGCACCTTGGTGAGCTCGGTGAAGCCCTTGGCGCCCGCCTTCGACAGCATGTGGCGCAGGTACTCCTTGCCACCCTGGACGTTCTTGCCCTTGCTCGCGACGAAGTACATCTCGCCCGCGGCCGCGTACAGCGCGGTCGCCGGGAGCTTGTCCGACGCGGTCGCGCCCGGGATCGGCATGACCTGGTAGTTGAAGCCGGCCGGGGTGTCCTTGGCCTGCTCGTTCTCCAGCCAGGAGCCCGACGGGTAGAAGCCCACCTTGCCCTGGTTCTGCTGCAGCTGCACCTCGGTGTGCTTGAGGCCCAGGTGCGCCTTGTTGCCGTACTTGGCGCCGACCTCGGCCCACAGGGTGGCGGCCTGCTTGACGGCGTCGTTCGTCCAGGCGCCCTTCTCCAGGTTGTCGATCGCCTTGAGGACGTCCGGGCCGCCGATCTTCGCGGCCGTGGTCAGGATGACCAGGTACTGGTAGTAGGCCGCGTTGGCGCCCGCGTACGAGTACGGGGTGATGCCCTTGGCCTTCATCTTCTCCAGCAGCGCGGTGAAGTCCGCCCAGGTGGTCGGCGCGGTCCAGCCGTTCTCCTGGAACAGCTTGCCCGAGTACCACAGGCCGAACACGGTGTAGGCGTAGTTCAGCACGTACGGCTTGCCGTTGAACGTGCCCTGCTCGACGGTGCCCGGGACCAGGGTCTCGGCCACGGTCTTGCCCGCGATGTCGAGCGACGGCGCGGCGAACAGGTCGGACAGGTCGGCCACCTGGCCGGCCTCGACGAGCTTGCCCTGGTCCATCAGCTTCGAGCCGGCGTTGTTCACCATGTCCGGCGGGGTGTTGCTGGCGAACCGCGGCTGCAGCGTGGTCGAGATCTCCTGCGCCGAGGAGAAGTTCACCTTGGACTCGGGGAACTTCTTCTCGTACGACGGCTTGTGCACGTCGGTGGCGTACTTGGTACCGAGACCGCCATCGAAGATCACAATCTCGACCGGAGCCTTGGTGTCGACACCCAGCGGGTTCTCGGCGGTGACCTGGCCGGTGGCCTGGGCGGTGGGCTCGTCGCCGCCGCCGCCGACGCAGGCGGAGAGCAGACCGGCGGCGGGGGTGGCGAGCAGGCCGACCGCCGCGGTCCGGCGCAGCACGCTGCGACGGCTCAGGGCCGACGGGCTGTCGGTGTGGTTGGACATCATTGTCTCCTCATTTTCGGGTCGCGGTGATCGTGACTCGAGTAAGTGGCGAGGCGGTGCATGTGGCGGTCGCGGTTACCCGCGAAGGACCCGGCCGCACCAGGGTTCAGTGCGGCACCACACCGGGCTCCGTTGCTCGGTGTGGTGTCGGCCCAGTGCTCGAGCGAGTCGAGCACGGTCGGGGGCAGCACGGCGGCGGGGGCGGCGGTCACGACTCGCCCTCCCGGCCCTGGCCGTTGCTGAAACGGTGCGCGTCCACCGCACGGGCGGTGCGCTGGAACGCGGTGTGCGAGCGGTCGTGGGTGCGCTGGGCGACCGCGATGTAGAGCAGGTCCAGCACCACCAGCTGCGGGTGGCGCGCCGACAGCGCGTCGGGCCGGAACGAGGTGGCCTGGCTCGCGGTGAGCAGCACGATGTCGGCCAGCTCGGCCAGCGGCGAGCGCGGGAAACCGGTCAGCGCGATGGTGACGGCGCCGTGCGAGCCGGCCTCGGCCAGCATCTCGACGGTCTCCCGGGTCTGCCCGGTGTGCGAGATGCCCAGCGCCACGTCCCCGGCGCGCAGCAGGGCCGCGCTGGCCAGGCCGTTGTGCACGTCCGGCCAGGTCCACGCGGCGATGCCGATGCGGTGCAGCGAGAACTGCATCTCGGCGCCGACCAGCGCCGAGCCGGACGCGCCGTAGATGTCCACCCGGTTGGCCGCGGCGATCGCGGCCGCGGCCCGCTCCACCTCGGCGAGGTCGAGCATGGCGGC
The Catellatospora sp. IY07-71 DNA segment above includes these coding regions:
- a CDS encoding carbohydrate ABC transporter permease — its product is MRQGKYPFVIGFLIAPLALYAMFVLRPIAAAVQVSMTNWSGLSPNFDFVGLENFQKLIDDDKVWLAAKHHVFLLVTLPVITIALALFFAFLLNMGGGTRGGTMTGVWGSKFYRVVFFLPQVLAVVIVGVIFGRVYAPDGSGILNRFLELFGVDAVQWMAEWGLWSILGVLVWQAVGFYVVLFAAGMSSIPAEIYEAAVMDGANRITIFFRVTIPLLMETVKVAWVYLGILAMDAFALVMVLSIDEGGPDGATTVLPVQIYKSGIRESDYGYASALGVALAVFTIIFAVLSLRGGKRDAVEH
- a CDS encoding MurR/RpiR family transcriptional regulator — encoded protein: MPHARLGLDRPDSVLVRVRAQLPEFTGALQRVAEQVLTDPAGAARATIVELAERSGTSPATITRFCRALGFEGYADLRLAIAGETGRAARSAGWAEDIGRAIEPGDPLERVLGQIMAADTQAMRDTAAMLDLAEVERAAAAIAAANRVDIYGASGSALVGAEMQFSLHRIGIAAWTWPDVHNGLASAALLRAGDVALGISHTGQTRETVEMLAEAGSHGAVTIALTGFPRSPLAELADIVLLTASQATSFRPDALSARHPQLVVLDLLYIAVAQRTHDRSHTAFQRTARAVDAHRFSNGQGREGES
- the ngcE gene encoding N-acetylglucosamine/diacetylchitobiose ABC transporter substrate-binding protein — protein: MSNHTDSPSALSRRSVLRRTAAVGLLATPAAGLLSACVGGGGDEPTAQATGQVTAENPLGVDTKAPVEIVIFDGGLGTKYATDVHKPSYEKKFPESKVNFSSAQEISTTLQPRFASNTPPDMVNNAGSKLMDQGKLVEAGQVADLSDLFAAPSLDIAGKTVAETLVPGTVEQGTFNGKPYVLNYAYTVFGLWYSGKLFQENGWTAPTTWADFTALLEKMKAKGITPYSYAGANAAYYQYLVILTTAAKIGGPDVLKAIDNLEKGAWTNDAVKQAATLWAEVGAKYGNKAHLGLKHTEVQLQQNQGKVGFYPSGSWLENEQAKDTPAGFNYQVMPIPGATASDKLPATALYAAAGEMYFVASKGKNVQGGKEYLRHMLSKAGAKGFTELTKVLTVVQGSTEGLEMSPGLASSSAALTAAGPANFSFRWDAWYKNLDDECRAATNKLMFQGGTADEFCTRMQAAADKTEKKFSR